AACGTCGccgcgaagaagaggaacaccgaCCTGACTTTCCTGCTGGGCGGGGCGGACATGCTCCAGAGCAACGACAAGGCGGTCAAGGCGTGGTACTTGGCGGAGCGCGGCCTCATCCTGAACCAGCTGCCGTCGACGGCGCCGCCAACTCCCACgcccacgccgacgccgccaCCAAGCCCGAGCGATGATGCCCCAAGACTCCCCGCAGCACAGAACCCACGCCGACGCCGCCCTGCACAGAAGAAGCTCCGACCCCGCCAAGCCCGCACACGACCCTGCCAAGCCCGCGTACGCCGGCTCTGCCGACGCCGGAGGCCGACCTCGCCGTTTGATGCGCGCTGCACGCGCGTCCTTTCTTTTTTGTACGCCGAACTTTTCATTCGATCGCCGAACTGTGGCCGCTTGATCGCCGGATTTGTGGCGTCTATTTTGTGAGCGGGAATGACTACGTTTAAATTTGCCGCGGCTTGGGGGCGATGTCTGGGGGCGTGGCTGGGAGCTAGGTCGCCCCCAGGGGCCAATCTAGCGCCGGTTCGCCCCCAGACCGCTCTTTTTCGGCGCCCTAGGgggccgaacggctggagatgctcttaatcCCTCAACTTCTCAAACCGTAGAAGTTTAGTTCCTCGTACCACTTCAGGTGGTTTTGACCGCGTCTGCGTCCATGTGGCAATCCCTCGTGGatcttcttcttctcattctAACTCAGTTGGGCATTTCGCCGAGCAGTTAGCGtgaaaataagaagaaaaatgtcGCCCATCTAGCATGCATGGAAATGGTGACTTTACATTGGTACAGAAGCATTTTGGATATGTGCCTAAATTAAAATAGAGGAAATAATATACATTTATATGACTTGAGATAATCTTTTCATTAAGTGTTTGAGCTTAatttatactccctccatcctaTAATATAGATGTTATTACAATCAATATACACATCTTATATGAGTATGTGCATGTCAAATTTTGGCATTTTTGGGGGTATATGGGTGTTACTACAACCAATATGAGCatattatattatgggacagaggaaGTATCAAATTTCCAAAAATAAGAAATATGAGAATGGCGAACTGAGCATAGCTTGGATGGTTAGATTCTTTGTGGTGGAACCAGCCCACTAGGGTTTAAGTCCTCGACTTGACACTAGTGCTCACTTTTTTTCTCAAAAATGGGCCGACCCATCTAAGTTTGCAGTAGTAGGACCTGGTCTCAGTTTTGGGAATCTTTCAGAAGCTTTCCAACCATATTTTTGTTTTAGGTTTTTTGGATcttttttcattctttttctatttcttttatttttttctttttaaaaaAAATGCATGAAAACAAATCGATTTGGAAAGCCTTTTCCAATTCGCAAATTTTTCAAAAGAGTGATTTTTTTCAAGTATCAATGACCTTTTTCAAATTACCATGAAaattttcaaattcgtgaacctTTTCAAAATTTGAACTTTTTACATTTTTGTGAACCTTTTTTTTTCAAATGTATGAACCTTTCTCAAAAattgatgaatttttttcaaatagatgaagtttttttgaaAATTCATGAGTGCAGATTTCATGTTATTGTTATTTTTTTTTCTATTTCCTTCTTTTTCCCATGAACTTTTTTGCAAATCTATAAATTTTAATCAAATctttatgatttttttcaaaatttataATTTATTTTTCAAATCTATGAACCTTATTTTGAGTTCATGAGTATTTTCTTTTGGTTttacatttttttattttctaaagcatgaactttttcaaatatGCAAACTGTTTTTCAAATTccatgattttttaaaaaaaattgtgagaattgatgttttttttcaaaaatctGTAAACCTTTGTTGAGCTCAATTTTTTGTCAACAGTATATTATGAAAAAGGCGGTTGGTTTTGTCCTACCACACGAACAGCTAAAAAGACAAAAAAAACAACTAGGCGAAGCGAGCGGGCGGGCGGCTGGCGCGAAGTTGGGTTGCAGCCCGCTTTTTTCTTTTAGAAGTGCAATATTTTTATATTAATAATGTCAACAGATTACAACATACATGACAGATCTGAGGAGAAACCCAAATAAACAGCACACCAAGTGAAATTGCAACAAATAAAGAAAATTTACAGAAAATCTTTTTGGTCTCCTTGCATCCACCAACAAAAGGACCACAATCTTCAGCCACCGCCGTCACCGGAGCATGCGTCGGAAAGGAGAAGAAAATGTCTCCACCAAACCAAGATCCAAGAGAAAGCCATGGCATCAAAACTGCGTTGTGAGCCTCTGAATAGGCGCTGCCGTGAACGGCGTCGCACTTGTCGATGTGGGTTGTCGGCTGAAACACATCTGCACTTCTCTTGGATTGCGATTCTAAAGTACTCATGCGACAACGCCGATGAGGGGATCCAGAACCGGCAACCATCTTCCACCTTCAAAGAAACTCTAGGTGCACCATACCTTGGATGAGACCGCCGCCGCAACGCCAGCCACCTCCAACACCAACACTTTCGGCTTCGCGACAGCACCGGAGGAACCGCTGACGCGACGTGGACGAAGCCGAAGAAACAGGACCCTCGACAAGACCTCCACCGCCGTCTAGAAGGCCTTGCCTGGACACACATCTGCGACTCCTTGACGCTGTCGTAGAACGCCGTCAAAGCGGTGGCCCGGAAACATCTTTTCTTAACAAAGACGTCGACACCGACCGAGCGACGTCGCCTGAACAAACTAGCATAGACCTAGAAACGAGCCAAAAGGAACAGGGGCTCCCCAATCCTGTCGCCGCCGCTGCAGCGACGGCGGAGGGAAGGGGAGCCGGCCGCGTGCCGGCGTAGGAAACGGAACTACCTCGCGTGTCGccgagagagagagggggcaagCAGAACTGCTCGACAATCCTCGGGCCGCCGGTCCAGCGTTTTCGCCATTTCGGCCCCAGAACATGTTTATCAGGCCGAAAATACCGGGCTCAGGTCGAGTACTCTCCAATGGGCCGAATGTGTTAGTTACAACAGCCCGGCAGCTAGGCCTTGCGCGGCCCGTCTTGTTCCGACGACGGCGAAGCGGATAAGGCCACCCCCCGCTCCCGCCACGGCGAGCCAAAGCTTCGCTCTTCCGCTCCAATGGCGTCGGCGTGCCCCCGCCCCCTCTTCCTCTCCTTCCCCAAGTCCCcggcgccgccgctcgccgtcccCTCCAAGCACCACCCATCCGCCACCGCCTCCCTCTCCGTCTCCACCCGCGCGCGCGCCGCCTCTTCCAGCGCCCCGTCCCCCTCGCCGTCTCCGTCTCCTCCCGCGGACGGGGTCGGCCCCGCCGCGCCGACGCGGGGCGACGTGTACCTGGGGCGGCAGCTCGCGGCCGCGGCCGCGGCAGGCGCCCGCGCGCGCGCGCCGGAGGAGGACGCCGAGaggcgccgccgccgcaaggAGAAGCGGAAGGCCCTGGCCAAGAAGACGCCCTCCGGCGTCGCCTGCTGCTACGGCTGCGGCGCCCCGCTGCACACCGGCGAGGAGGGGTCCCCCGGCCACGTCGAGCCCGCCACCTACGACCTGGTAAGCGGCCATCCACGCGCTCAGTCCGCCGCCATTTTCAGCGTGTATGTTCACCGGCTTATCGGAGCATGGACTGACATGACACGATGTGAGCAGAAGAAGAGGCACAATCAACTAAAAACCGTGCTATGCGGGCGGTGCAAGCTGCTGTCGCACGGGCACATGGTGACCGCCGTCGGTGGCCACGGCGGTTACCCGGGGGGCAAGCAGTTTGTTTCGGCAGAAGAGCTAAGGGAGAAGCTGTCGTACCTCCGCCACGAGAAAGCATTGATAGTGAAGCTGGTAAACAACCCTGGCTCTCATACCCCAATCGATTGATGCATAGTACTTGGTTTTCCTGCTTGTGCATTTTCTTGCACTCATTTTGGCTGCTATATGAATGTAGGTTGACATAGTCGACTTCAATGGAAGTTTCCTGTCACGCATACGCGATTTCGCCGGCGCTAACCCCATCGTGCTCGTGATAACAAAGGTGAATTTCGTACATTGTCAAGTTCTATGTACTGTTACTGCTGTCAGATAACTGAAGCTAGCTGCTCTGTAGGTTGATCTCCTTCCTAGAGACACAGATTTGAATTGCATCGGCGATTGGGTCGTGGAGTCTGTTGTTAGGAAGAAACTCAAGTGAGATTTTTTTTCCCGCTGAGTTTTCCTTTCTATTTCATCAGATCTTTACCTAACTGATAATTTATTTCTCTAAAAAAAACTGATAATTTATTATTTGCTTTGCTTTGTGTGGGTAGTGTCCTTAGCGTCCATTTGACAAGTTCAAAGTCATTGGTCGGCATCACTGGTGTTATATCAGAGATTCAGCAGGAAAAGAAGGTCGGCTTGTTATCCACTTACTGTCTAGCTATTCTTGTTGGCTTTTGACTTCTCATGCACAATCCTGACTGCATTTTCATTGTCTCTTATCAGGCCCGAGATGTATATATACTGGTAAGCATTATTCACACATTACGACCGAGGCATTGTGCCGTCCTGTTTTGCACATTGTGTTTCAAAATGCAATTCATGCCTGTCATTTGTCCAAAATAATAAGGGTATAAGGAGGATCCAAAATCATGTCATGGTCCTTTGCATGTTTGAAGGGCTTATCATCCTCaccaaaaaaactaaaaaataggATGATGGTCATATCTACTTCATTTGCTTTTTCATTATGCACATTGAGTGGTTATAAATTATAATAAAGACAATCTGAACAGTACGAGTAACATGCCTGCTTATTGCCTACTGTAGTTATATCTGACAATCTGATGCGTTCATACATTGTTACAGGGTTCAGCAAATGTTGGGAAATCTGCATTTATTAGTGCCATGCTAAGTAGGCCCTTAAATTCTCCTACCACCCTTTTTGTGATTATCTGGTCTTTTTTTGTTCATTCATATCTTCATCGTGCTAATAGTTGGAGATTGCTGTTGTAGAAACAATGGCATATAAAGATCCAGTGGCAGCTGCGGCTCAAAAATACAAGCCAATACAATCTGCTGTTCCTGGAACAACCTTAGGTCCTATTCAGATCGAAGCATTTTTAGGAGGAGGGGTATGCTTCTACTTGTTTTTCAAATTCAGATATGTATGCTACTTTACATGTGAACCTAGTTTATCATCAGTATTGATGTGATGTAGCTGTCAGAGAATCCAATATAATCTCTCCTGCACCCTGCTTACATGCTAAGCAAAATGCTGCTCACCTAGACAATTAGATAATTAGATGCCTTAAATCTCCGTACATAATATATTTTTAACATGTTCTAAAATGTACCTTTAGATGACACGGATAAGTGCCTATATTTTGTGTCTCCTGTGGTGTCCAGTTTGGACCTTAATATTGTTTAATCTATGCATGACAGAAATTATACGACACACCTGGAGTCCATCTTCACCATAGACAGGCAGCAGTTATCCACGCTGATGATCTGCCTTCTCTTGCACCACAAAGTCGCCTAAAGGGGCGATGTTTTCCTGTATGTATACCTCGATCTGTAAAATCCATGTTACTTTCTCAAAATTTCCACACTAATCTCTTTCTTCAGAACATAATGTTATGTTCAGGCTAATGATACAGATGTTGGATTGAGCGGGAATACGTTGTTCTGGGGGGGACTTGTCCGTATCGATGTTGTTAAGGTACCTAAATGCTCTCAAAATTTCAGTACTGATATTTTCCCGTCTTTTCAACGTCGCTCGTAAATTAGTAGCCACTAAAGGATAACCGGTAAATTGCCAGGCTCTTCCACGCACACGGCTAACATTCTATGGACCAAAGAAGCTAAGTATTAATATGGTCCCCACCACAGAAGCAGATGAATTTTACAAGGTATGTGGCTGTTCCACGAGTTTGATTTTCTTCTACTTAGAAGTAATAATTTACTTCTTCTTTCAAAATTTATTTACAAAACTTCATTGCACTTGTGCAATGGAGCTATTTCTTTATTTAAGCTTTATTCATCTCAAAGAAAGAGTCCCACCGCATGTAACCTCATCTGCTCAAAACTAGCTTTTGGCGCCGTGCCATCTTTGATTTGCTGGGCGGAGGTATTTTGGATGAGGATTTAATGTGTGCTTTCATTTCGAACAAACTGAATCCGTTGTCCTTTTCTATTCACTTCCCAGAGAGAAGTCGGAGTTATGTTGACTCCCCCAACTGGTCAGGAGAGAGCTGAAGGATGGTGTGGTCTTCAGGGCGTTCGTGAATTGCAGATAAAGTATGAAGAGCTTGATAGGTAATGTTTGCAACTAAAATTTGGGTCTTAGCTTTGCAGCAGTCATTTGCTGGCCAGTACCAGAGTTACTGCTTTGGTATTTGGTAATATATGTTATCTTCATGACAGGCAACCATATATAACAGTCTCTATATAAGAGCATTTTTATTTATTTGAACATTTTACATCCTGATTGATTTATTGGCACCTTCTTTCCTGTGCAGGCCTGCTAGCGACATTGCGATATCTGGACTCGGGTGGATCGCGGTTGAACCACTTGGTGTGCCATCTAGCGACCCTGATAGCAGCGTCGAGGAAGAAGACGGTGACAGTGGCGAGTTGCATTTAAGAGTGCATGTACCCAAACCAGTTGAGGTCTTCGTCCGCGCCCCACTGCCCGTCGGTAAAGCGGCGTCGCAGTGGTACCGGTACCAGGAGCTGACGGAGGTAGAAGAGGAGCTGAGACCCAAGTGGCACTACTGATGCTGCGGTTGCCAAATGCCTATTTTTGGTCTTCTGTGTATGCTGCTGGAGCAGCTCCGCGTGATCCAGTTACGCCCCGACATTATGTTTCTTGGATGATCTTATAGGGATgaattcatagttctagcttaggATCAGCTGATGAAAATGATTCAGGAAACCTCGAGTGAAATGTTGCTGTGGTTACACTTGTTGCATATATATGAAACCATTTCACCGTCGTCTTGCAATGTTTGATTGATAGCTATTTTGTGCAAGGAGTATCAAATTCAGTTGTTGCCAAGTTTTATTAAACATGCCAATTTTGAAGGAATTAACAAAAATACAGCCAAGAAGAAAACATACATCTTACAACAGTGGAAAGTTTTCCTTTTCGCAACAAACCACTTCACCCCGGCCATATTTGATCAATTTATACAGCTCGTATTATAAATTGCAACCAGATCCCTAATGGACACGTGGAGACGACTTTGATACGTGGCGGAAGATACTGCTCGAGCTGCCACAATAGCGCCAACCACCATGCCACGTGTCCGCCAGGGCATCCCGCCGATGACCAAGACTGGCCATGGCTGCCACCAGCAAAGTGAGTGTTGCCACTATTGTGAAAAGTTGGACACATGCAATTCTTAAGAGGCATCACAAAAAAGCCAACTTGTTTTGCAAGCGGCCATGGATTCTTAACTTGTGCACATAATATGCTTGGACTATTGGACCTAACCAGGGTCCCCTTTTTCGTATAAATTTCTCCTCTCCTCGAGAATCGCATCACCTTGGCCTATGTTACGTGCGACCTCCCCCATCCCTCACCCACCCTCGGTCAACCTCTTCCCGCCAACCCCTTCTCATTATGACCCCCTACCTCCCCATCGCCGCTCAAAACATTATATATAGATACCTTACCTCACGGGCCCCATGCTAACACGCATGAATCCGCCATCACCACCAACCCCCACCTCATAACCATATCACTCCACTCATCCTTCTTCGGGGTGGTGTGTCGAGTAGCTCAAACCATCAGATGGCCCTTCCTTCCACGTCCATCGTCAACGGTGTAGCCTCGCTcttcctcccctcccctcccctccccctacCTACAGTCCTTCATTTTGCCACCACTCTAAACATttaggagagagagagaagaaagGGAAAGGAAACGACCCTGAACAACCCTAACCTATAACCTCCCGGAGAAAAAGCACCACCAGAAAACAAAAACAGCGTATCGGCCCCGCCTCCAGAGCCGGAGCAAACGGCAGCCATGGCCGAAAGACACGCAAGGCGCTCTATCATCGTTTCTAAAAAGATTATAAACCTAATTTTCACAAACCCATGTGTTAGCCATGGACCTAATTTCCATATAAACTCAGGTGGTAGTACAAGGTTATGCATAAAAAACCTATTTTTCTCCCCAAGAAAATGCCACTCCGGGAGGGAAGCCCCTAGACTGTTCTAGAATCCACAAGGAGCGGCGCCCAAGCCCCAAGGCAAGGCAGAGACCACCGCAAGGACGAGTCTTGACACTCCTCGCCAGAGTCAAAACAAAATCCATCGGGCTTtctcctctccccctccccctgaATCCCACCGCCGTGCCGCCTCCGACCCCACCGCCCCTCACGCCGCCGTTCCCGGTCGGCCTCGTCGCGCCCGCCCCTCCCGCCGTGCTGCGCCGACCCCCCGCCCCGCCGTCCGCGATCTTGGGCGTCGGTTTCCGAGGTACGCGCGCCCTGCCACCCACCCAGCGACTAGTCGAGCCCTAGACGGACTTCATCCGGCGGCACGCCGTCTAGATCCGCCCCCGGCTGGCGGCCCGAAATGCCGGGCGGCGGCTCCT
The sequence above is a segment of the Aegilops tauschii subsp. strangulata cultivar AL8/78 chromosome 6, Aet v6.0, whole genome shotgun sequence genome. Coding sequences within it:
- the LOC109734442 gene encoding putative nitric oxide synthase yields the protein MASACPRPLFLSFPKSPAPPLAVPSKHHPSATASLSVSTRARAASSSAPSPSPSPSPPADGVGPAAPTRGDVYLGRQLAAAAAAGARARAPEEDAERRRRRKEKRKALAKKTPSGVACCYGCGAPLHTGEEGSPGHVEPATYDLKKRHNQLKTVLCGRCKLLSHGHMVTAVGGHGGYPGGKQFVSAEELREKLSYLRHEKALIVKLVDIVDFNGSFLSRIRDFAGANPIVLVITKVDLLPRDTDLNCIGDWVVESVVRKKLNVLSVHLTSSKSLVGITGVISEIQQEKKARDVYILGSANVGKSAFISAMLKTMAYKDPVAAAAQKYKPIQSAVPGTTLGPIQIEAFLGGGKLYDTPGVHLHHRQAAVIHADDLPSLAPQSRLKGRCFPANDTDVGLSGNTLFWGGLVRIDVVKALPRTRLTFYGPKKLSINMVPTTEADEFYKREVGVMLTPPTGQERAEGWCGLQGVRELQIKYEELDRPASDIAISGLGWIAVEPLGVPSSDPDSSVEEEDGDSGELHLRVHVPKPVEVFVRAPLPVGKAASQWYRYQELTEVEEELRPKWHY